The Mycolicibacterium fluoranthenivorans genome has a window encoding:
- a CDS encoding nuclear transport factor 2 family protein, translating to MTGHEELIAYYELTQAKAAYCRTLDTRDWNALAVLMTPDIEFGMSDGASEPVITVGRDKTLALLQSLVAGAKTAHQVHTPEIDLDADEARVIWAVQDRAVYDNGISVTGYGHYTQRWIRQADEWKLASSRLTHLITDVHQATT from the coding sequence ATGACCGGGCACGAGGAGTTGATCGCCTACTACGAACTGACCCAGGCCAAGGCGGCATACTGCCGCACACTCGATACGCGGGACTGGAACGCCCTGGCGGTGTTGATGACTCCAGACATCGAATTCGGCATGAGTGACGGCGCTTCCGAACCAGTCATTACCGTGGGCCGCGATAAGACGCTGGCGCTGCTGCAGTCTTTGGTGGCCGGAGCGAAGACCGCACATCAGGTCCACACCCCAGAAATCGACCTTGACGCCGACGAAGCGCGGGTGATCTGGGCCGTGCAAGACCGAGCCGTGTACGACAACGGAATATCGGTCACCGGTTACGGGCACTACACCCAACGCTGGATCCGCCAGGCCGACGAATGGAAGCTTGCCTCATCGCGGCTGACTCACCTGATCACCGACGTTCATCAAGCCACAACCTGA
- a CDS encoding NDMA-dependent alcohol dehydrogenase: MKCKAAILRGVGVDWEVAEIDLDPPRAGEVLVRMAYAGVCHSDEHFYSGDSVPSEDMEAMMRAAGVPVPEWFPMLGGHEGSGIVEEVGPGVTTLKPGDHVAISFFPACGNCRWCVTGHTYLCDVGADIYSKNMTTDGTPRRHLGDEDLMAMMQVGTFAEYVVASERSLVKINDWIPLEAASLVSCGVTTGFGSGSVAAGTEVGDTVVVVGVGGIGMNAVQGAKAAGAKTIVAVDPNEFKRQSAPTFGATHTSTDAGSAIELVKELTWGVMADRVILTPGVLPADLIMVAMMLLRKGGTCVVTGMAKLTDMMVPLILPDMVSSCKTLKGVLYGEMNPREAMPRLLSMYEAGTLKLDELVTQTYKLDDINEAMRDLRDGKNIRGVITFG; this comes from the coding sequence ATGAAATGCAAAGCAGCAATCCTGCGCGGTGTTGGAGTCGACTGGGAAGTCGCCGAGATCGACCTCGATCCGCCACGCGCAGGTGAAGTCCTGGTGAGGATGGCCTACGCGGGTGTGTGTCACTCCGATGAGCACTTCTACTCCGGTGACAGCGTCCCCAGCGAGGACATGGAGGCCATGATGCGGGCTGCCGGCGTGCCAGTGCCCGAATGGTTTCCCATGCTCGGCGGTCACGAGGGCTCGGGCATCGTCGAGGAGGTCGGTCCCGGAGTCACTACCCTCAAACCTGGTGACCACGTCGCGATCTCGTTCTTCCCTGCGTGCGGCAACTGCCGCTGGTGCGTCACGGGGCATACCTACCTGTGCGACGTCGGGGCTGATATCTACAGCAAGAACATGACCACCGATGGCACTCCTCGCCGCCACCTCGGCGACGAGGACCTGATGGCGATGATGCAGGTGGGTACCTTCGCCGAGTACGTCGTCGCCTCGGAGCGATCGTTGGTGAAGATCAACGACTGGATTCCACTCGAGGCCGCGTCCCTGGTGTCATGCGGTGTGACAACCGGTTTCGGGTCGGGATCGGTCGCGGCCGGTACCGAGGTCGGCGACACCGTGGTGGTTGTGGGCGTCGGGGGCATCGGGATGAACGCCGTTCAAGGCGCCAAGGCAGCGGGGGCCAAGACCATCGTCGCCGTCGATCCCAACGAGTTCAAACGCCAGTCGGCTCCGACCTTCGGTGCCACGCACACCTCCACAGATGCCGGATCAGCCATCGAGTTGGTCAAGGAACTCACCTGGGGAGTCATGGCAGATCGCGTAATTCTGACCCCAGGGGTCCTACCGGCAGACTTGATCATGGTGGCGATGATGTTGTTACGCAAAGGCGGTACGTGTGTGGTGACCGGCATGGCGAAGCTCACCGACATGATGGTTCCGTTGATCCTGCCGGACATGGTGTCCTCGTGTAAGACCCTCAAAGGTGTTCTGTACGGCGAGATGAACCCACGAGAAGCCATGCCCCGCCTGCTGTCGATGTACGAGGCGGGAACTCTCAAGCTCGACGAGCTGGTCACCCAGACCTACAAACTCGACGACATCAACGAGGCGATGCGAGACCTGCGCGACGGCAAGAACATCCGCGGCGTCATCACCTTCGGTTGA
- a CDS encoding aldehyde dehydrogenase family protein — translation MLIDGKLVDSETGARFDNINPATEAVLGSTADGTRADMERAIAAARHAFDHTDWSRNGALRADGLRQLQAALEAEQEDIRSELVAEVGCPVLSTFGPQLDVPLKEALSWPADMIGEFAWKRALPDKDAFGMGVLAAREVWKEPVGVVGVVTPWNFPFEIILNKIGPILAMGNTMVLKPAPDTPWNATRIGRIIAEQTDIPPGVINIVASSDHLVGEVLSTSPLVDMVAFTGSTATGRRIMKAAADTVKPTFLELGGKSVYLVLDEDGDIAASVGGSAFISMHAGQGCAMPTRLLVPNSRYDEAVEIVKVAMEKNKYGDPTDPSVLQGPQVSKRQQERVLGYIAKGKAEGARLVTGGGIPRDQPRGFFVEPTIFADVDNRMTIAQEEIFGPVLSVIGFDGDDDAVRIANDSIYGLSGVVFAHDLERAKSVASRIRTGTLGINGGLWYGADAPFGGYKQSGIGRQCGIEGLEIFTQTKTVGWPAQ, via the coding sequence ATGCTCATCGACGGGAAGCTCGTCGACTCCGAGACCGGCGCACGCTTCGACAACATCAATCCAGCCACCGAAGCGGTACTCGGTAGCACCGCAGACGGCACACGCGCGGACATGGAGCGCGCGATCGCCGCTGCGCGTCATGCCTTCGACCACACCGACTGGTCGCGAAACGGTGCTTTGCGCGCTGACGGATTGCGTCAGCTGCAAGCTGCTCTGGAGGCCGAGCAGGAGGACATCCGCAGCGAGTTGGTCGCCGAGGTCGGCTGCCCCGTGCTGAGTACCTTCGGTCCTCAGCTGGACGTACCGTTGAAGGAGGCGCTCAGTTGGCCGGCCGACATGATCGGCGAATTCGCCTGGAAACGTGCGCTGCCCGACAAGGATGCGTTCGGGATGGGTGTGCTCGCGGCACGTGAGGTGTGGAAAGAACCGGTCGGCGTCGTGGGTGTGGTCACACCGTGGAACTTTCCATTCGAGATCATCCTCAACAAGATTGGTCCCATCCTCGCGATGGGCAACACGATGGTGCTCAAGCCCGCCCCTGACACCCCCTGGAACGCGACGCGCATCGGACGGATCATCGCCGAGCAGACCGATATACCGCCGGGGGTGATCAACATCGTGGCGTCCTCGGACCACCTCGTCGGCGAGGTGCTCTCGACCTCACCCCTGGTCGACATGGTGGCTTTCACCGGTTCGACAGCGACAGGCCGGCGGATCATGAAGGCGGCCGCGGACACCGTGAAGCCGACCTTTCTTGAACTCGGCGGGAAGTCGGTTTACCTCGTGCTCGACGAGGACGGTGATATCGCAGCTTCCGTGGGTGGCAGCGCCTTCATCTCGATGCATGCCGGGCAGGGTTGTGCGATGCCCACGCGACTGTTGGTCCCCAACTCCCGGTACGACGAGGCCGTCGAGATCGTCAAGGTCGCCATGGAGAAGAACAAGTACGGCGATCCCACCGACCCTTCGGTTCTCCAAGGCCCCCAGGTCTCCAAACGGCAGCAGGAACGTGTCCTCGGCTACATAGCGAAGGGCAAAGCTGAAGGCGCCCGCCTGGTGACCGGTGGCGGTATCCCCAGAGATCAGCCGCGCGGCTTCTTCGTCGAACCGACGATTTTCGCCGATGTCGACAACCGCATGACCATCGCCCAAGAGGAGATTTTCGGACCGGTGTTGTCTGTCATCGGATTCGACGGTGACGATGACGCAGTTCGGATAGCCAACGACTCCATCTATGGGTTGTCCGGCGTCGTCTTCGCCCATGACCTTGAACGCGCTAAATCCGTTGCCAGCCGGATTCGTACGGGAACGCTGGGTATCAACGGCGGGCTGTGGTACGGCGCCGACGCCCCCTTCGGCGGCTACAAACAATCCGGCATCGGACGCCAATGCGGCATTGAGGGCTTGGAGATCTTCACCCAGACCAAGACCGTCGGCTGGCCGGCTCAGTAG
- a CDS encoding SDR family oxidoreductase, producing MSERALRVAVVGASAGLGRCIGIGLAAKGASVAFLARRLDRLTNAAKEAGNGAAAVACDVTDAASCQNAVAEVVDTFGGLDAVVYTTGMGILAPLSDVTGEQWANLFATNVTGASLITAAAAPHLAAAGGTAVYLSSLSASYSTPWPLLGAYAVTKAALDKLVEAWRIEHPNIGFTRLAVGDSFGGTGDSQTEFNKNWDPKALDTAIRFWMENGFMQGGLVDADHLVDVVRSVLLCGNSSFIPYLTLAPRPADAVKELRQW from the coding sequence ATGTCTGAGCGCGCTCTCCGGGTAGCGGTGGTCGGTGCCTCAGCAGGACTCGGGCGATGCATCGGTATCGGACTCGCCGCCAAAGGCGCCAGTGTGGCCTTCCTCGCTCGGCGCCTCGACCGGTTGACCAACGCCGCCAAAGAGGCGGGCAACGGAGCCGCGGCGGTGGCCTGCGACGTCACCGACGCGGCGTCCTGCCAGAATGCGGTCGCCGAGGTCGTCGACACGTTCGGCGGCCTGGACGCCGTCGTCTACACCACCGGGATGGGCATCCTGGCGCCGCTGTCCGATGTCACCGGCGAGCAGTGGGCGAATCTGTTCGCCACCAACGTCACCGGCGCATCGCTGATAACCGCTGCCGCCGCGCCGCACCTGGCCGCGGCCGGCGGCACCGCCGTCTACCTGTCGTCCCTCAGTGCCTCCTACTCAACCCCGTGGCCCCTACTCGGCGCGTACGCGGTGACCAAAGCGGCGCTGGACAAGCTCGTCGAAGCCTGGCGAATCGAACATCCCAACATCGGTTTCACCCGGCTCGCCGTGGGCGACAGTTTCGGTGGTACCGGCGACTCACAGACCGAGTTCAACAAGAACTGGGATCCCAAAGCGTTGGACACTGCCATCCGGTTCTGGATGGAAAACGGCTTCATGCAGGGTGGCCTGGTGGACGCGGATCACCTTGTCGATGTCGTCCGCTCTGTACTCCTCTGCGGCAACAGCAGTTTCATTCCGTACCTGACCTTGGCACCGCGGCCCGCGGACGCCGTCAAAGAACTTCGACAGTGGTAG
- a CDS encoding amidohydrolase family protein, translated as MQPADMILVSVDDHLVEPPNLFEGRMPSKFADEAPRVIRQPDGSEVWTFNGAIVPNIGLNAVAGRPREEYGVEPTAFDEMRPGCYDIHERIKDMNAGGILGSMCFPSFPGFAGRLFATHKDKDLALAVTQAYNDWHIDEWCGSYPGRFLPMGLPVLWDPELCAKEIRRNAEKGCHSVTFTENPATLGFPSFHDEYWNPMWQALSDTDTVLSVHLGSSGKITMTADNAPIDVMITLQPMNVCSAAADLLWSRVIKEFPDVRFALSEGGTGWIPYFTDRLDRTYEMHHLWTGQDFGDKLPSEVFRERFLTCFIADPIGIKLRHDIGIDNISWECDYPHSDSSWPAAAEELAVVMDGLPDDEINKITYENACRWYSFDPFAHRTREQCTVGALRAEAGDHDVEVRSFDQGRFERKIGASLGSIGAKLNV; from the coding sequence ATGCAACCGGCAGACATGATCCTGGTCAGCGTCGACGATCACCTCGTGGAACCACCAAACTTGTTCGAGGGACGGATGCCGAGCAAGTTCGCCGATGAGGCACCGCGGGTGATCCGGCAGCCCGACGGGTCGGAGGTGTGGACGTTCAACGGAGCGATCGTGCCCAATATCGGACTCAACGCAGTGGCGGGGCGGCCGCGCGAGGAGTACGGCGTCGAACCGACCGCCTTCGACGAGATGCGTCCTGGCTGCTACGACATCCACGAGCGCATCAAGGACATGAACGCCGGCGGCATCCTCGGATCCATGTGCTTCCCGTCGTTCCCCGGCTTCGCGGGCCGATTGTTCGCGACGCACAAGGACAAGGACCTCGCGCTGGCGGTGACCCAGGCCTACAACGATTGGCACATCGACGAATGGTGCGGCAGCTACCCGGGTCGCTTCCTACCGATGGGTCTGCCCGTCCTATGGGATCCGGAGCTGTGCGCCAAGGAGATCCGCCGCAACGCCGAAAAGGGCTGCCACTCTGTAACATTCACCGAGAACCCCGCCACGCTGGGTTTCCCCAGCTTCCACGATGAATACTGGAACCCGATGTGGCAGGCGCTGTCGGACACCGACACCGTCCTCTCGGTGCACCTCGGGTCGTCCGGCAAGATCACCATGACGGCCGACAACGCCCCCATCGACGTGATGATCACGCTGCAGCCGATGAACGTCTGCTCGGCAGCCGCGGACCTGCTCTGGTCGCGCGTGATCAAAGAGTTCCCGGACGTGCGGTTCGCGCTGTCCGAGGGCGGCACCGGCTGGATCCCCTACTTCACCGATCGCCTGGACCGCACCTACGAGATGCACCACTTGTGGACGGGTCAGGACTTCGGCGACAAGCTGCCCAGCGAGGTGTTCCGGGAGCGCTTCCTGACCTGCTTCATCGCCGACCCGATCGGTATCAAGCTGCGCCACGACATCGGTATCGACAACATTTCATGGGAATGCGACTACCCGCACTCGGACTCGTCATGGCCCGCCGCGGCCGAAGAGCTTGCCGTGGTGATGGATGGGCTGCCCGACGACGAGATCAACAAGATCACCTACGAGAACGCCTGCCGCTGGTACTCCTTCGACCCGTTCGCGCACCGGACCCGCGAACAGTGCACCGTCGGAGCGCTGCGCGCCGAGGCCGGGGACCACGACGTCGAGGTCCGGAGCTTCGACCAGGGCAGGTTCGAGCGCAAGATCGGCGCATCACTGGGCTCGATCGGGGCGAAGCTCAATGTCTGA
- a CDS encoding TetR/AcrR family transcriptional regulator: MAKRGGTDDDRRARGDQTRRDLIDAGRRLFVEQGFFATSIGELVAESGVGTRGAFYHHFRDKAELFRAVFEEVERDLTLRALASPPGGADPWERLTSGLQGFLQAASEPEVQRVMLVDGPVVLGWQTLRSIQESNSIAMIDEVVREAIAEGIIDDQPVRELTHMLVAAVEEASLLVAHASRPTAARKRAAQILDRMLLSFAVNPGNMLRR; encoded by the coding sequence ATGGCGAAACGGGGCGGGACCGACGACGACCGACGCGCGCGGGGCGACCAGACCCGCCGCGATCTCATCGACGCTGGTCGCAGATTGTTCGTCGAACAGGGGTTCTTCGCGACCAGCATCGGTGAGTTGGTCGCCGAGTCGGGCGTGGGCACTCGCGGGGCGTTTTACCATCACTTCAGGGACAAAGCCGAACTGTTCCGGGCGGTCTTCGAAGAGGTGGAACGCGACCTCACGCTGCGGGCACTGGCCTCCCCGCCCGGTGGCGCCGACCCCTGGGAGCGGCTCACCAGTGGCCTGCAGGGGTTTCTCCAGGCAGCGTCGGAGCCCGAGGTCCAGCGCGTGATGCTCGTCGACGGTCCGGTGGTACTGGGCTGGCAGACGCTGCGCTCGATCCAGGAGAGCAACAGCATCGCGATGATCGACGAGGTGGTGCGCGAAGCCATCGCCGAGGGGATCATCGACGACCAACCGGTCCGCGAACTCACCCACATGTTGGTCGCCGCGGTGGAGGAAGCATCGCTGCTGGTGGCCCACGCGTCGCGGCCGACAGCAGCCCGCAAACGTGCGGCCCAGATCCTGGATCGGATGTTGCTCAGCTTCGCTGTAAATCCCGGCAATATGTTGCGTCGCTGA
- a CDS encoding ABC transporter substrate-binding protein — protein MVDDEVRAYGSVAPLKVGLLNDYPTKGDTDNDTVAALTLVFDEAQASGLIDRPIELVQRNVIGLPNGTYRAVERAFDELVEEGCLAIFGPWVSDNVVPLRPHVDATAQTPIITLSGSEGALGEWCFALNNGSMAEEPVMLAAVMIGDGRSRIAIAYESSLIGKEYLASAEKAYTAAGLHVIATVAIPQVEADKAEAVKTLQVAEPDALVHVGFGHGLWGFSDALLAAGWDPPRYTTTAFEMAHINAEWMRHLSGWTGLDSYDERNTVGQGFLDRFEARYGRRPGHSMPGLAHDAATVIVRGLAAARPLTGEGVKCGIEQVKLIPAASGAPGTFLRFGRYIRQGWLGSDYLVARRVLPGGAGHIFHAAPSDNIARAVAHASG, from the coding sequence ATGGTTGACGACGAGGTTCGCGCGTACGGCTCAGTGGCGCCACTGAAAGTGGGCTTGCTCAACGACTATCCGACGAAGGGTGATACCGACAACGACACCGTGGCTGCGCTGACGCTGGTCTTCGACGAAGCGCAGGCCTCGGGTTTGATCGACCGGCCGATCGAGCTTGTCCAGCGCAACGTGATCGGCTTGCCCAACGGTACGTACCGGGCCGTTGAGCGGGCGTTCGACGAACTCGTCGAGGAGGGCTGCCTGGCCATCTTCGGGCCGTGGGTCTCCGACAACGTGGTGCCGTTGCGCCCCCATGTCGATGCGACGGCGCAGACCCCGATCATCACATTGTCGGGATCGGAGGGAGCCCTCGGCGAGTGGTGCTTCGCCCTGAACAACGGTTCGATGGCAGAGGAGCCGGTCATGCTGGCGGCAGTCATGATCGGCGACGGCCGGTCGCGTATCGCGATCGCCTACGAGTCCTCGCTTATCGGCAAGGAGTACCTGGCCTCGGCCGAGAAGGCTTATACCGCAGCCGGTTTGCACGTGATCGCGACAGTGGCCATCCCGCAGGTCGAGGCCGACAAGGCCGAGGCGGTAAAGACCCTTCAGGTCGCCGAGCCGGATGCGCTCGTCCATGTCGGATTCGGGCACGGTCTGTGGGGATTCTCCGACGCCCTGCTGGCGGCGGGCTGGGATCCGCCGCGCTACACCACTACGGCCTTCGAGATGGCGCACATCAACGCCGAATGGATGCGGCACCTGTCCGGATGGACCGGGCTGGACAGCTACGACGAGCGCAACACCGTGGGGCAGGGCTTCCTGGATCGGTTCGAGGCCAGATACGGCCGCCGGCCGGGACATTCGATGCCCGGTCTGGCCCACGATGCGGCCACGGTGATCGTCCGCGGGTTGGCGGCCGCCCGTCCGCTGACCGGGGAGGGCGTCAAATGCGGAATCGAGCAGGTGAAGCTCATCCCGGCGGCCAGTGGTGCACCCGGCACCTTCCTGCGATTCGGCCGGTACATTCGGCAGGGCTGGCTGGGTTCGGACTATCTGGTCGCCCGCCGAGTCCTCCCAGGCGGCGCCGGGCATATCTTCCACGCCGCGCCCAGCGACAACATCGCCAGGGCGGTCGCCCACGCGTCAGGCTAG
- a CDS encoding dihydrodipicolinate synthase, whose translation MTTRVAQWATGAVGRAALRELIENHDFQLTGVLVYDPAKAGQDAGALCGLEPTTGVPATNDKSALLASGPDIVVHAASKAHAVETNAEDICTLLAAGVSVISTTSYNHLPTYGADMAAAFAEACRTGGSRFHAAGENPGFMFERLVATLTGLSKSIDRIDLYEATDVSGVDSRPMLVDLMGMGRPPEDVTVDSPIIAKLDMAYRQALNATADVLGITLSNITISVDATTLAHDIEVKAGVIEAGTVVGQRFSWAGHWAGRELLAIHEEWILTRDLPQWGLNPLQPGQKAPLIRAVITGNPSFELQLDVGGEDATPGGIPTMPGHLMIAMSAVRAIPYVLAQPPGIVTAPVFGAIRLA comes from the coding sequence GTGACCACTCGTGTCGCCCAGTGGGCAACCGGCGCCGTGGGCCGTGCGGCACTGCGGGAGCTCATCGAGAATCATGATTTCCAGCTGACCGGGGTCCTGGTCTACGACCCCGCCAAGGCGGGCCAGGATGCGGGAGCCCTGTGCGGGCTGGAACCGACGACGGGCGTGCCGGCCACCAACGACAAGTCGGCGCTGCTGGCATCCGGGCCCGACATCGTCGTACACGCCGCCAGCAAGGCTCACGCCGTGGAGACCAACGCCGAGGATATCTGCACTCTGCTCGCCGCCGGGGTGAGCGTCATCTCGACGACGTCCTACAACCATCTGCCCACCTATGGCGCCGACATGGCGGCCGCTTTCGCCGAGGCCTGCCGTACCGGCGGTTCCCGGTTCCATGCCGCCGGCGAGAATCCCGGGTTCATGTTCGAGCGCCTGGTCGCCACGTTGACCGGGTTGAGCAAGTCCATCGATCGGATCGACCTGTACGAGGCCACCGACGTGTCCGGGGTGGACAGCAGGCCGATGCTGGTGGATCTGATGGGTATGGGCAGACCGCCGGAGGACGTCACGGTCGACTCACCCATCATCGCCAAACTCGACATGGCCTACCGTCAGGCCCTCAACGCCACCGCCGACGTCCTCGGGATCACGTTGTCGAACATCACGATATCGGTCGACGCCACCACGCTTGCCCACGACATCGAGGTCAAGGCCGGTGTCATCGAAGCCGGCACCGTGGTGGGTCAGCGGTTTTCCTGGGCCGGCCACTGGGCCGGCCGCGAACTGCTGGCCATCCACGAGGAATGGATTCTGACCCGCGACCTCCCGCAGTGGGGGCTGAACCCGTTGCAGCCGGGTCAGAAGGCGCCGCTGATCCGCGCGGTGATCACCGGGAATCCGAGCTTCGAGCTACAACTCGACGTCGGAGGCGAGGACGCGACCCCGGGCGGCATCCCCACCATGCCGGGACATCTGATGATCGCGATGAGCGCGGTCCGGGCCATTCCCTATGTCCTGGCCCAGCCGCCCGGCATAGTGACGGCCCCGGTGTTCGGAGCCATCCGGCTAGCCTGA
- a CDS encoding cytochrome P450 — translation MMEPATVEELEQSIRDAQDRFNEGMGSDGDASPYPLLSELRAQSAVHPGWPEMGMIGNTGDGPKTFTAYSFDAVKAVFTDNVTFSTRCYEDIVRPLQGPTILEMQEPEHAVYRKLHEFAFARSSMKRWDAELVGPLVDETIAKFKADKRADLVDAVFMPIPVRVIAALLGLPDSDILQFHRLAIDLLGFRADMDRALAASAEMKEYFVGILAERRREPQDDMVSILAAAEVNGVKMSDEQIYGFMRNLLPAGAETTSRSTASLALALLTHPDQLAAVRADRSLLPQAIEEGIRWETPLLNFMREVTRDTELGGVQIPKGSTMMLSLGSANHDETRWDQPEKFDIFRDRKPHIGFAHGAHVCLGMHLARLESTKIFNALLDELPNLRLDPDAAPPYISGTMFRSPPRLDVIWD, via the coding sequence ATGATGGAGCCGGCCACCGTCGAAGAACTCGAACAGAGCATCAGGGACGCGCAGGACCGATTCAACGAGGGCATGGGCTCCGATGGTGATGCCAGCCCGTACCCGCTGCTGAGCGAACTCCGCGCGCAGTCGGCCGTACATCCCGGCTGGCCCGAAATGGGCATGATCGGCAACACCGGCGACGGACCGAAGACGTTCACCGCCTACTCGTTCGACGCGGTGAAGGCGGTCTTCACCGATAACGTCACCTTCAGCACGCGCTGTTACGAGGACATCGTGCGCCCGCTGCAGGGGCCGACGATCCTGGAGATGCAGGAACCCGAGCACGCCGTTTACCGCAAGCTCCACGAGTTCGCGTTCGCGCGGTCGTCCATGAAACGGTGGGACGCCGAACTCGTCGGCCCGCTGGTCGACGAGACCATCGCCAAGTTCAAGGCCGATAAACGCGCCGACCTGGTGGATGCGGTCTTCATGCCGATCCCGGTGCGGGTCATTGCGGCGCTGCTGGGTCTGCCGGATTCGGACATCCTTCAGTTCCACCGCCTCGCGATCGACCTGCTGGGCTTTCGCGCCGATATGGACCGCGCCCTGGCGGCGTCGGCGGAGATGAAGGAGTACTTCGTCGGGATCCTGGCCGAGCGGCGCCGGGAGCCGCAGGACGACATGGTGTCGATCCTGGCCGCCGCAGAGGTCAACGGCGTCAAGATGTCTGATGAGCAGATCTACGGATTCATGCGCAATCTGCTACCCGCCGGCGCCGAGACGACGTCCCGCTCGACGGCGAGCCTTGCGCTGGCCCTGCTGACCCACCCAGACCAACTCGCCGCCGTACGCGCCGACCGCAGCCTGTTGCCCCAGGCCATCGAGGAAGGCATCCGCTGGGAGACCCCGCTGCTGAATTTCATGCGCGAGGTGACCCGCGACACCGAGCTCGGCGGGGTGCAGATACCCAAGGGGTCGACCATGATGCTCAGCCTGGGCAGCGCCAACCACGACGAGACCCGCTGGGACCAACCGGAGAAGTTCGACATCTTCCGGGATCGCAAACCACACATCGGCTTCGCGCACGGTGCGCACGTGTGCCTAGGGATGCACCTGGCTCGACTGGAGAGCACCAAGATCTTCAACGCGCTGCTCGACGAGCTGCCGAATCTGCGTCTGGACCCCGACGCGGCGCCGCCCTATATCAGCGGGACGATGTTCCGGTCGCCGCCGCGGCTCGACGTGATCTGGGATTGA
- a CDS encoding dihydrodipicolinate reductase encodes MTKVIQWATGVTGMMALRHIVGRPDLELVGVRVYDPAKSGVDAGELAGVRSAGVVTTDDRQALIDTEADVVLYMGKVETDTAGCFRDVQDLLASGKNVVATGSRFIHPRSLDAGLADSLESACRAGNSSFLGLGLYPGFVGESVAPVLARLTESTSRISVREVLNYSTYASHDLIFNAMGFGHTPEDTTPLLTNPDYAASAWIGSATVLAQALGLEIRGFEGFREVATTPRPLTVAAGHIPAGTVGAMRFGVVVDCGATMLAVEHLTRMADDLAPHWPSEIGYDVTFEGSPDMTCHLVIGSHDEDHAEQGCLATAMHAINAIPTVVASGPGVYDLSTIGPFTPHWTNRSVVSGRA; translated from the coding sequence ATGACCAAGGTGATTCAGTGGGCCACCGGAGTAACCGGCATGATGGCCCTGCGCCATATCGTCGGCAGGCCCGACCTGGAACTGGTCGGCGTCCGCGTCTACGACCCCGCGAAGTCCGGCGTCGACGCCGGTGAGCTGGCCGGTGTTCGGAGTGCCGGCGTGGTGACCACCGATGACCGGCAGGCGCTGATCGACACCGAAGCCGATGTCGTGCTGTACATGGGCAAGGTCGAGACCGACACCGCGGGCTGCTTTCGGGATGTGCAGGATTTACTGGCGTCGGGAAAGAACGTTGTCGCCACCGGTAGTCGGTTCATCCATCCCCGGTCGCTGGACGCCGGTCTGGCCGACTCCCTCGAATCTGCCTGTCGTGCAGGGAATTCCTCGTTTCTTGGCCTCGGCTTGTACCCGGGCTTCGTCGGGGAGTCGGTGGCGCCCGTGCTGGCCCGACTCACCGAGAGCACCAGCCGCATCAGCGTGCGTGAGGTGCTCAACTACTCGACGTACGCCAGTCATGACCTGATCTTCAACGCCATGGGTTTCGGGCATACGCCGGAGGACACGACGCCGTTGTTGACCAACCCGGATTACGCGGCGAGCGCATGGATCGGCAGTGCCACGGTGCTGGCGCAGGCCCTCGGGCTGGAGATCCGCGGATTCGAGGGCTTCCGTGAGGTCGCGACGACTCCGCGTCCGCTGACGGTGGCAGCGGGTCACATTCCGGCAGGAACTGTCGGCGCCATGCGTTTCGGTGTTGTCGTCGATTGCGGGGCAACGATGCTGGCCGTCGAACATCTGACCCGGATGGCCGACGACCTGGCACCGCACTGGCCATCGGAGATCGGTTACGACGTGACCTTCGAGGGTAGTCCGGACATGACGTGCCACTTGGTGATCGGCTCGCACGACGAAGACCATGCCGAACAAGGGTGCTTGGCGACGGCGATGCATGCCATCAACGCCATTCCCACAGTGGTCGCCTCCGGGCCGGGCGTATACGACCTGTCGACCATCGGTCCGTTCACCCCACACTGGACAAATCGCAGCGTCGTGTCTGGGCGCGCATGA